A single window of Candidatus Marinimicrobia bacterium CG08_land_8_20_14_0_20_45_22 DNA harbors:
- a CDS encoding diversity-generating retroelement protein bAvd family protein — protein MKIESIKDLTVYNLSYELSMKIFELTKTFPRDEMYSLTDQLRRSSRSVPMNIREGFAKRKYKRIYLRHLIDALGSAEESRGWLEIAKDCSYTNQEIQCALDSEYDHLCASLTKLIKSWENF, from the coding sequence ATGAAAATTGAGTCAATCAAAGATTTGACGGTATATAATTTATCTTACGAATTATCCATGAAAATTTTCGAGCTGACTAAAACATTTCCCAGAGATGAAATGTACTCGCTGACTGATCAATTGAGAAGATCGTCAAGATCCGTTCCGATGAATATCAGGGAAGGTTTTGCGAAACGCAAATATAAGCGTATTTATTTACGGCATCTTATTGATGCGTTGGGCTCCGCAGAAGAATCTCGCGGTTGGCTTGAAATAGCAAAAGACTGCTCATATACCAATCAAGAAATTCAATGTGCGCTTGATAGTGAATATGATCATCTTTGTGCCTCTTTGACAAAACTCATCAAATCGTGGGAGAATTTTTAA
- a CDS encoding oxidoreductase, whose product MKNIALIGCGRISRNHFESIAALKDELKLVAVCDILEERARESGEKYGVNWYTDYDKMLQRGDINVISVCTPSGLHPEHGILAAKKCINVISEKPMATKLEEADKLIQACDANHVHLFVVKQNRLNTTLQLLKRAIDKNRFGKIFVVQSNVFWQRPQSYYDLAKWRGTWEFDGGAFMNQASHYVDAICWLIGPVESVMAETATMARHIETDDTGSAIIKFRNGVIGSMNVTMLTYPKNFEGSITVIGEKGTVKIGGVAVNHIDKWEFEEYDDDDRLVQESNYNPPNIYGLGHLPYYKNVIATLNGDAEANTDGRSGRKSLEVVLAIYKSAQTGRKVPLPLKL is encoded by the coding sequence ATGAAAAACATTGCTCTGATCGGTTGCGGTCGAATTTCGAGAAACCATTTCGAGTCCATTGCCGCTTTAAAAGATGAACTGAAACTCGTCGCGGTTTGCGACATCCTCGAAGAACGCGCACGCGAATCTGGCGAAAAATACGGCGTAAATTGGTATACGGATTACGACAAGATGCTCCAGCGCGGAGACATCAATGTGATCTCGGTTTGCACGCCCAGCGGTTTACATCCCGAACACGGAATTCTTGCCGCAAAAAAATGTATCAACGTCATTTCCGAAAAGCCAATGGCGACTAAACTTGAAGAAGCCGACAAACTCATACAAGCCTGCGATGCGAATCATGTTCATTTATTTGTCGTCAAACAAAACCGGCTGAACACCACGCTTCAACTGCTGAAAAGGGCGATCGATAAAAACCGGTTTGGGAAAATTTTCGTGGTTCAATCGAATGTATTCTGGCAGAGACCGCAGAGTTATTACGACCTGGCTAAATGGCGCGGCACGTGGGAATTTGATGGCGGCGCTTTTATGAATCAGGCAAGTCATTATGTCGATGCCATTTGCTGGCTGATCGGTCCTGTCGAAAGTGTTATGGCGGAAACGGCGACGATGGCGCGGCATATCGAAACAGACGATACCGGCTCGGCGATCATCAAATTTAGAAATGGCGTGATCGGCTCAATGAATGTAACGATGCTGACATATCCGAAAAATTTCGAAGGCAGTATCACGGTTATTGGTGAAAAAGGAACCGTCAAAATCGGAGGCGTCGCAGTGAATCATATTGATAAGTGGGAATTTGAAGAATATGACGATGATGATCGGTTAGTTCAGGAATCGAATTACAATCCGCCGAACATTTACGGGCTCGGTCATTTACCTTATTACAAAAACGTAATCGCTACATTGAACGGCGATGCAGAAGCCAATACGGATGGACGAAGCGGAAGGAAATCTCTCGAGGTGGTTCTTGCAATCTATAAATCAGCGCAGACCGGTCGGAAAGTTCCGTTGCCGCTAAAATTATAG
- a CDS encoding GxxExxY protein encodes MTENEISKIILDVSFCLHTKFGPGLFESVYEDLMAYELEKNGLRVEKQKILPVVYENLRMESAFRIDLLVNNAVIVEIKSVESILPVHKKQLLTYLRLADKRLGLLINFNEAHLKDGITRIVNNLV; translated from the coding sequence ATGACTGAAAACGAAATTTCTAAAATCATTCTTGATGTGTCCTTTTGTTTGCACACAAAGTTCGGACCTGGTCTGTTTGAATCGGTTTATGAAGATTTGATGGCATACGAACTGGAGAAAAATGGCCTTCGGGTCGAGAAGCAAAAAATCCTTCCGGTCGTTTATGAAAATCTCCGAATGGAGTCAGCTTTTCGGATTGATTTGTTGGTCAATAATGCAGTAATAGTTGAGATCAAATCGGTGGAATCTATTTTGCCTGTTCATAAAAAACAGTTATTGACATATTTGCGATTGGCAGATAAAAGGCTTGGCTTACTGATTAACTTCAATGAAGCACATTTGAAAGATGGAATTACTCGAATTGTAAATAACCTGGTTTAA
- a CDS encoding N-acetyltransferase: MKFFVHESSYIDDNVEIGDGTKIWHFSHIQAGSKIGMKVSIGQNVNVGNNVVIGNFVKIQNNVSVYEGVTLEDYVFCGPSMVFTNVMDPRSKYPQRGSEFYRKTLVKVGASIGANATIVCGNTIGKHAFIAAGAVVTKDVQDYALMVGVPARQKGWVCECGEILPKFDHEVKCPRCGLEYFLEKEELLAKDAK, from the coding sequence ATGAAATTTTTCGTCCATGAAAGCAGTTATATCGACGACAACGTTGAGATCGGTGACGGAACGAAAATCTGGCACTTTTCGCATATTCAGGCCGGATCGAAAATCGGCATGAAGGTTTCGATCGGTCAGAACGTCAATGTCGGCAACAATGTAGTTATCGGCAATTTCGTAAAAATCCAGAACAACGTTTCGGTGTACGAAGGCGTAACACTGGAAGACTACGTTTTTTGTGGGCCGTCGATGGTTTTCACAAATGTGATGGATCCCCGAAGCAAATATCCTCAACGCGGATCGGAATTTTATCGGAAAACATTGGTAAAAGTTGGAGCATCGATTGGCGCGAACGCGACGATTGTCTGCGGGAATACGATTGGTAAACATGCGTTTATCGCCGCCGGAGCTGTTGTGACGAAAGATGTTCAGGATTATGCACTGATGGTCGGCGTCCCTGCCCGGCAAAAAGGCTGGGTCTGTGAATGCGGAGAAATCCTGCCCAAGTTCGATCACGAGGTGAAATGCCCAAGATGCGGATTAGAGTACTTTCTTGAGAAAGAGGAGTTGCTCGCAAAGGACGCCAAGTAA
- a CDS encoding transcriptional regulator produces the protein MKIPLLDLNAQLATIRPELKNAIDRVIESTHYVNGPEVADLEQKIADYTGVKYGIGVSSGTDALLVALMALDIQPGDWVITTPYSFFATAGVVSRLKAIPVFADIDPKTYNIDPLKLREWFDQNPDKINKVKAIITVHLYGQCSDMDLILDVANRYGIPVIEDAAQAIGSRYPSKSGVKKAGTMGLMACFSFFPSKNLGGIGDGGMVVTNDLTLAEKLGKLRNHGSHPKYYHSLIGGNFRLDTIQAAALLVKFPHLESWSRARQAHATYYDSHLNIPEVKTPTVAYRRDFHIYNQYILSVSEKRDELRKWLSENQIGTEIYYPVPFHLQECFRDLGYRKGDFPNSEYAAEHTVALPVYPELTMEMQDYVVEKIKEFYKA, from the coding sequence ATGAAAATTCCATTACTGGATTTAAATGCCCAATTAGCGACAATCCGTCCCGAACTGAAAAACGCAATAGACCGCGTGATTGAATCGACTCATTATGTCAATGGACCAGAGGTTGCCGATCTGGAACAGAAAATTGCCGATTACACCGGTGTTAAATATGGAATCGGCGTTTCGTCCGGAACCGATGCTTTACTCGTCGCTTTGATGGCATTGGATATTCAGCCAGGAGATTGGGTCATCACGACGCCGTACTCGTTTTTTGCTACCGCCGGCGTGGTTTCGCGTCTGAAAGCGATTCCGGTTTTTGCGGACATCGATCCTAAAACCTACAATATTGATCCGTTGAAACTGCGCGAATGGTTCGATCAGAACCCAGACAAGATTAACAAAGTGAAAGCGATCATTACTGTTCATCTGTACGGACAATGCTCCGACATGGATTTAATTCTCGATGTTGCAAATCGTTATGGCATTCCAGTCATCGAAGACGCCGCGCAGGCGATTGGATCACGTTATCCATCCAAGTCGGGAGTAAAAAAAGCTGGAACGATGGGCTTAATGGCATGTTTTTCGTTTTTCCCAAGCAAAAATTTGGGTGGAATCGGTGATGGGGGAATGGTCGTGACCAACGATTTGACGTTAGCGGAAAAGTTGGGAAAACTTCGGAATCATGGATCGCATCCAAAATATTATCACTCGTTGATTGGCGGCAATTTTCGTCTCGATACGATTCAGGCGGCCGCCTTGCTGGTCAAGTTCCCTCACTTAGAATCCTGGAGCCGAGCTCGGCAGGCTCACGCTACTTATTACGATTCGCATCTGAATATTCCGGAAGTTAAAACGCCGACAGTTGCTTATCGACGCGATTTTCATATTTACAACCAATACATCCTTTCCGTCTCAGAAAAGCGTGATGAGTTGCGGAAGTGGCTTTCAGAAAATCAGATAGGAACTGAAATCTACTATCCGGTGCCTTTTCATCTTCAGGAATGTTTCAGAGACCTTGGTTACCGGAAAGGCGATTTCCCGAATAGCGAATATGCCGCTGAACACACGGTTGCATTACCGGTTTACCCCGAATTGACGATGGAAATGCAGGATTACGTTGTTGAGAAGATCAAAGAATTTTATAAAGCGTAA